CATATCATCTTACAAATTAAACCAAACTGCCAGATGCATGACTTTGCACATCATCCTTCCTGGCTATCCTATGCAAGGTTGTTCCATGCAAGCAGCAAAAAATTCCTCAGTTATTTTGGGCTTCTCAGGCTTAAATAGAAAAAATTGTCATGCTATGAAAATTATTATGTAATAGACAATAAAAGATGCAATTTTTGTGAGCTTTTCCTACTATAAGGATCACTTTGTTTTTTGCATATAAATTAGGTGTACACTTGTCTTTGCTCTTTTCGAGTGTCCAGAGTGTTCATTCCATAAAACATTGTTAGGCTGCTTAATGGTTGCTTGCTATACTGACTATTGAAACAGGTTTCGGAAATGAGCACAATTTTAGGTAGAGCTAGCACTGTTGGGCTTGGGAAAGCTGTGGAGGTTCTAGACACACTTGGTAGTAGCATGGCAAGTTTAAATGCTAGCAGTGGCTTTGTGTCAAGTTCTGGAGCAAAGGGAAATAAAATTTCTATTTTGGCTTTTGAGGTGGCAAATACAATAGTTAAGGGTTCCAATCTAATGCATTCTCTGTCAAATTCTAACATAAAGCATATAAAAGAAGTGGTGCTTCATTCAGAAGGTGTCCAACACCTGATATCCAAAGATATGGATGAACTACTTGAGATTGCAGCTGCTGACAAAAGGTAAGTGTTGAATCTACACTgcttattactccctccattttaatATATCTATCACTGGCCTTATGAGTGGCCATTTAAAAATATATGACCATTGAAGTAATCGAGAATgcagttaatatttcaatactttGCCCGTACTTTAATGCTTTGGAAGGAGTTAAGTGGTAGCATGTCATTTTATAGGGGGATGCATGATGATTTTCATTAAATATATCTAAGATTTAGTGCTACCTTCGTTTCTGCGCATGGTAGGCTGATGACAGATATAACAAAACAAAGGGAGTAGTTTCATTACCCCAGTAGTACTGTATTCACTATTTGGAGAACTTCAGCAGAACCTTTCTTGCATCTTCTTGTCAAGTGGTTAATTGTTTTGTTTGATTCCAACAGGGAAGAGTTAGATGTATTCTCAAAAGAGATTATTCGTTTTGGCAATCGTTGCAAGGATCCTCAGTGGCACAACTTGGACCGCTACTTTGAAAAGTACAGTCCGTTTTCTATCCTTGTCTTTGGCAAAGGTGATTATTATAAGGTACTAACTTGTGTTTCACTGTTGCCATTCTTAGGTTGGCGTCAGAAAGAACTTCCCAGCATTCCCTGAAACGAGATGCCGAGACCGTGATGCAGCAATTGATAATTTGTGTTCAGTATACAGCTGTAAGGATCACCATGCTAATTTAGGATGGTTTTTAAATAAGTCATTTGCCTTATGTGCCATTTTGATTACTTAAATTTTGCACATGATCGTAACTGCAAATGAATTTAGCAGCTACATGATGAATAGAACGTAGCAATTTCTGGGCCATTTCAGTTGTCAATACTTTATTTGAGTGGTCCATGATCAAATTTGTTCGATCACTTGGATTTTTCTAGTAACTGTTGCATTTGCTCCAAGCCTGCAAGTGCAAAGAACCATGTTGTGTACTCCTTCTAGTTTGAAATGTAAGCGTTCAGTTTTGACCATCAATAAATGAAGAGATCTCTAGAAATCTAGATTGGCTGCATGATTTCAGTACTAGTAGATTCGTCTTGAAAGCAACAATGTATTGTGATGGAAATTCATAATCAAACTGGTATCTTGTGGACCGTGTAAATTCCCAAAACGACCTATATTTTTTGACTTTTGCTAGATGTCCGTCTTTTGAACTTCTGATATTATTTTGGTCTTTTGAACTTCTGATATTATTCTGGTTAGTTTTTATTATAACATAAGTTATTCTGCTTATTGATTTCATGTTATTGACTTTGCTTCACTTATTTACCTTTCTCCCCTCAGGAATTATATCATGAGTTGCATGCATTGGATAGGTTTGAGCAAGACTATCGTCGTAAACATCAAGAACATGATGACTTGAGTTTAACAGGTTATTTTTGTTTCTGAACTGTAGACCTGTTTGATTTATCAGGCCTAGCTAcacattttttgcatgtttttggctAGGTTCGTCCTGTTCTGTAACCATTTAAGAAATAGAACATAGGCATTGCCCTTTTTTTATACGAATAATCATATATCCCATTGGATGCAGTCTTCGATTAGGTTGCTTGTATAGTTCTTATGTTGCCATTTATCAATATTTTGTAAAAACTCATCCCCAGAGTAATGCCTTTCTTGTGTGCATAGTAGTACAGAATATAATAATATGGTGCATCTCAATGATTTGTGGGCTTTCCATTAGAAAACAGTCTTTAAGGATTGATATTTATCATTGGATGCCATTTATCTGTAAAACTATAATCTATAGCTACATAACTATCGTGAGTTAAGTTCGATCTAATCAATCCAGACCATCCAAGCGGGACTGGTCCAATGGATGAGAAAATACGTTGGAGCCTTGCACTATGATCACTCACACAGCATCACCCTCTTAATTGCACAACTACTATTTTCACCCTCTTAATTACATCTTGACGTTTCAAATTCTAGCATATTCACCCTCTTCCATTTGCATGCTGTGCTGTTGCGGAGGGTGCTCCCCTTGGCCCCTTCTCTTGGTTGCTTAGCTCACTACATAATTCTTATGAGTTATGATATATACCTCGTCTCGGTTTCATTTGTCAGTATGCATTCACGCAATATATGTTCTGTAAAATGTGCATTGCACTTAGAGGGATGCTAGTGATGAGCTAAAGGAAAACTTATGATTTATTTGCAGGTGACAGTCTGCATATACTAAAGCAGGAAGTGAAGAGCCAAAGTAAGCATGTTAAAAGTTTGAAAAGAAAGTCACTTTGGTCCAAGAATTTGGAAGAGGTCAGTAGTATAGAGTTTGTTATAATAAAATCTATTACAATAAGAAATGCTGGCTCTAGGAAGGCATTGGTTATGTTGTAGGTTAGTACTAGATGTTTACACTACGTGGATTTTTATATCACCTCATGCTCCCAGATTTGAAGAAAACTATTCTCTTTGCAGGTGATTGAAAAGCTTGTAGACATCGTCCACTTCTTAGATCTGGAGATTTACGACGCCTTTGGTCATGCTGGTATTGATCCTTATGGCTGCTGTCTTGCAAGAGTGAATGTTGTTGCTAGTAATTATGGTGATTTGAAGGATCATATATATGCTTGGCCATAATCAACTTCCCCTGCATATGTATTAGGAATGCATTCTGATGTCTTTGGTTAAGTTTTTCATGTCAGCCAGTTTTTCTGATATTAATCCACTAAAAAAATCTTAAAGGGGTTGGTTCTCTTGCCTGGATAGATGACCCTCAGTTTCCTTGCATCCATATCGAATAATGCTCTTATCGAATTTAGCTAGTTTGGCACCCTTAGCCAAGCAAAGGTAATGTATCTTTATTGAGATAATGCCTTGAACTTATTCACGCTCAGCAGGGGGGACAAGGTACATACGACCTCCgtctggaattacttgtcgcagaaatagatgtatctagacgtatttttagttctagatacattcatttctgtgacaagtaattcaggacggagggagtatgttccaTGCTATAGTATAAATGTGTTCTTGGGTTTTTATAGCAGCTTTCGAAAATATGATAGTATATCCAGTGCTCAGTTTAATTGCATGTACTTGCTATGGAGTGTGCAATGGTTTTTTGGGAAAAAATGTCTTTTGTGCATGCATGAACACACACTTTTAACTGCAATATGGTAATCTAAATTGTTTACCTCAATAGGTAATGTAAGTGTAGGCTGATTCTTGTCAAAACATTGTGATTTTATTATGAATCATCATTCATTGTGGCAATGATTTAGAGGTTCCTGCTCCTATTAACTGTAGAGAGTGAAGAACCACAAGAACCCGTGAAACGCCATAAGAGATTGGGACCAGCAGGCCTTGCGCTCCATTATGCAAATATCATCAATCAGATTGATACACTTGTAAGTTAACACTCTACTGGAAATATCACAACTATTCTGCAATCACAGTAATATCACTGATTCtgatctatctctaatacaaagaTGTCTACTTCAGTTCAAGATTCTTACAAAATTAGCACCATTTTCATAGGCTACATGTGTTGTGCAGTCACCCTTTGTTGTGGCTCATGCAATTGTCTTTGGTTTTGGGCACCCATCATCTTTTCATACATTTTAAGGTGGAAGTTAAAATACTAAAGGGCACTACGGCATTCTAGATACTGCACCATCATCTTTTTGGGAATTTTTCATATGTTGAGCAATATTGTTGATTGTGGACCCAAAATCgtgagttttcttttcttttagagAAAACACAAAACCCGGTATTACAACATGACACCTCTCAACGCTTGACACCGCCTCTGCCGGTAGCAATGCCTCAAGACCCCTCTCCCCTGTCATTGCCTGGCTTCCACATTGATTGTGTTAAGGAGGTGAGCTAAGCTGACTGGGGCGTGCTAGACATATGCTGCAGGCCTCACCGTGCTAGACGCTCAGCCATCCTGGCAGACGAGCCACACGAAAAACTAGTTCCTGTGGGGACCCCAGGACCTCCAGTTCAACTTCCAAGAGCTCAAACTGACCGCTCCCTGAAAGAAGGCGGCGTAGCAGCTCTTAGGCATGTACTGAGCCATCCGATATTCAGCACCACTGGAGGACGTCTGGCAAGGTAGAAAGCTGCACCTTTGCTCCATCCGCCAGACCTCGATGTACTGCCATAAGGCCAGCAGACTGGAGACCCCCCTGATTGCATGAGTACCTCAAAGGGTGATTGCATGGCATATCTTGCGATATTTATAAGTATCATGCTCAATTGCACTATCAGATGTTGCGAATTAGCCACAGCAACCACGTGCAGCAGCTCATATTCGTGTGGTGATACATCCTTTGACTTGAATTTCTtttgatactccctctgtaaactaatataagagtgtttagataactaaaattgtaatctaaatgctcttatattagtttacggagggagtatttactaAAAAGGATTTGCGACTTGGCAGGTTTCCCGGTCAAGTTCTATCTCTTCAAACACGAGGGATAATCTATACCAAGGTCTGCCGCCTACCGTCAAATCTGCTCTCCGGCCTAAGCTACAAACTTTTGAGATAAAAGAAGAGGTATGCCATACTGGGGGCTCATATTCGCTGCTACTATGAGTAGACAGTTGTGAATCGCGATGCCATGCTGTGGAATCGTGAATCATAATTCCTTGCTATGGTGATGTATCTTATAACACTGGAACATGGTTATGCTAAATGGATGCAGCTTACGGTTTCTCAAATCAAAGCTGAAATGGAGAAAACTTTGCGATGGCTTGTCCCTATTGCCCATAATACGACTAAGTACTTATTATCACCTATGACCTGTTCTTTTTAATTACAAAAACTATCCATATCTGACTGAGAATGTGATTATCTATTCATATCAGGGCACACCACGGCTTTGGTTGGGTTGGAGAGTGGGCAAATACAGGGTTAGCTTATGATTGCAATAATTTGGAAGATAACTAACGAAAATAGAATTTCTCAAGAGTGTCAATCTTTTTGTTCTATGCAGATCTGAGCTGAGCTGCAAGCTATCAGGACAGATGGACTTGACCCGGATCGAGACACTGTATCATGCTGAGAAGGACAAGACTGAAGCACATATCCTTGAGCTTGTTGTGTGGCTTCATCATCTCATCAGTAAATCCAGAGCAGCCAATGGAGATATAAGGTCTCCTATCAAATCTCCTGTCCGTTCACCGACACAAAAGGGTCATACAATTAGGTTGCAGCTGGACCCAGCGAACAATTCATCGCCGATTCTCACACCAGAGGATCAGGATATGCTAAGGTGTGTCAAGTACAGGAAATTCGTCCCTGGGATAAGCAAAAGTCAAGAATTCGACACAAAGTCGAGGCACGACAAACATAGCAGATTGTGCAAGAGCAATAGCCATTCTCCAACCAGTGGCAACAGGAAAGATCTGCTATCATTTAGGAGGTTCTCCATGCTCCCTGTCATAGACTTCGAGATTGATAGGACAAAGGCTTTGGATTTAATTGACAGGCTTGATGGTCTGGAAATTCAGTCAGGAATCAACTGAAAGAAATGTGAATGAACCTGGATACTGTGTAGTCATCTTCTATCCTGAAATCCATAGCTCTGGCAAGGATGTAAAAAGTCGGTGTTTACCTACAGGCTACGCGAGGCCACCCGTCCGAGGTGAAGACCTAGCAGTATGTCAATTTGAGAGTAACTGGTGTAGCAAACATTGTATTATATACCATGTTCTGAACAGAAGAGCGGAGTTATTGTAAAAACTATCTAATGTTTAGTTGCTTGTATAAAACACAAGTTTTGAAGAAAATAGGATATCTGTGTTGTGAATATACATGGCCTGCAAATTCCAGTGCTTGATGAATTGTTTAACAGCATAACATTTCAAATGTGGATGTAAGGCCGATCAAATTTCACCAAAGTAGCCATGGGTAGTCCGGAAAATGCGAGCGAGCATTTAATTGTGCAAAATTGGAACCAGTTCCATTTATCCATACTTATTTCTGTAACAGATTACAAAATAGAGTTAACCCAACTTTCACATGCTCATACAGATCAGCTCAGACCCCTAGACAACCATGTAACTACATGGCAATTTCTGATGTGCCGTCAGACTTGTGATGTAGGGATATAGCCACCCTATCCTCAATAGATTCCTCATTCCACACATAGGTTAAGGTCCAGAGAAATTGTCCTATGATGGCGCTACAAATGACATTGCGATCGATGTGCAGCGTACGGCGAGTATGATCTCTGGTAAAGTGTTATCTTCATCGTTCATGTTGGAGGTCTCTCTAGGGCAACCCAACCAAATCTTCCTTTCCGGAAGTCAGATAAGATGCGGAAAGCTGCTTGGGTGGTATCTCCATTGAACAAGTGGACCGAGAGCTTTGTGACAAACCTGTAAAATGTCAACTATGGTATAAGAACATCGGCTCAACTCCAAAAGTTCTAATATCATTTCAAATAACTGCAGTTGATCGAAACATACAATTTGCCGCAGTCACTGTCTACATCAATCTTGTATCGTTTTCGAAATGCCTCAGAACCTGTTTCACACAAACCTGTCAGTAACGATTTTTCACACCCGCACTACTTGATGGAATGGTATGTAGATCTATTTTTTGGCAACTGGAGAGAGCATGCAGGATGCACTACTCAAAACAAATCATTAGACTGTAGGACCACTCACCCACAGCCGGATGTCTTAACAATATCTGCACAAGAATTGCTGCCACATCAGCAAAATCATATGACCTTTCTCCAATATCATCACAGATAGCAAGCTTAAGTGCAGCTGTCTGATCACTAATTCTCATTGGCAAAATTCCAGGTGAGTCTAATAGCTCTAGATCCTTCCCAAAACGAACCCACCTGTTTGAGGTTTCAAATGTTAGAATTTGAATAGAGAAAACATCACATTGTTTCCTACTAAGAGAAACTACAATATGTGTATACAACAACCATCAATGTTAAGACCACGTATGCAGCTGAGTAACTCACTTCAGTTCTCTTGTGACACCTGGTCTAGGTGCTGCTGGACACATTCTTCGTTTTAGCAAGCGATTAATCAAGGAAGATTTACCGACATTTGGATATCCAACAATTCCAGCTCGAACCTTCAAACAAAAACAAGGTACAACAGAAACAATGAATAAGGTAAACAGATCGTCATTATCTGGATGATTACTTAAATTGAAAAACGATCAAGAAATATGGCCTTTACACAAGTCTGCCAAACAAATCTAATGTAACTAACAAACCAATGACTTACACAAGTCTTCCAAACAAATCTAACTGCGGCCTATATGAAACcgaagtttttcagagttcagaaGGGATCCACGCAAACATTACTTCTATGACATCGTAACCAAGTTGCACAGTGTACCTCTTCTTATGGAAAAGTTTCAGAACAAATAATTTGCatgtatagagaaaaaaaagacaggAAGCAAAACAAATCAATTGAGTTACCGGACGAGGAAGCAATCCCTTTTCTCTTCGCCTTGTGTTCACAGTAGATGCTGCTGATTTTGCCATTCTGCCTAATTTCATCGTACCCTGACCACGAACGGGAAAGTGATATACTGCATCAGGGCATAAACCAGCACATACCTGACCAGTTGGCAACAGAGATTACATAACTGTTGTCTTACCATGCCCAGCTGGCCATTTGAGTAAATAACTTTGATACCCTGACTAGAAAAGTAAGTTGCCCATGCATTTCTGTCGTCGGCTGACACCATGTCTTCGCGGTTCATCACTATGATCCTTCTACGGTTGCCTAGCCAGGAATCCATCTGgtcattcaaaacatttttttagaaatggaTCTGGTCATTCAAAACATGTCTCAGCACAATCGAACGCCACCGCTTCTAGAAATAAACACGAGAAACCGCCAAGACCACTACCTTAGGATGGGTTGTTGCCAAGGGAATTCTAGCATCCCGGACTTCTATGACAACATCCATGAGCTTTAACTGTCCTTTCAGTTCCTTCTCTGTTTTTGCAATATGACCAGGATACCACTGCAAGGTCCGGATAGCAATGAGTAAATGAACACACTCAACATTAGTAACTGATTTACAAGCTAAAACTATTACGACGTTGAGCATATATGTAATGAGTGTTAATTCCACTATTAAAGCACACCTGATTTATACCTGCACCGGGCGCAGGGATCTGGTCCAGTACTGCAAATCAG
This DNA window, taken from Triticum aestivum cultivar Chinese Spring chromosome 1D, IWGSC CS RefSeq v2.1, whole genome shotgun sequence, encodes the following:
- the LOC123182121 gene encoding DAR GTPase 3, chloroplastic, whose translation is MLLPTRRLPATPSRPSAHPYISPARPSLRFRRQHGRAATARATSATPPVFGDTLLGLYEKERLGLSRYADEESREDVFWETLDADLQYWTRSLRPVQWYPGHIAKTEKELKGQLKLMDVVIEVRDARIPLATTHPKMDSWLGNRRRIIVMNREDMVSADDRNAWATYFSSQGIKVIYSNGQLGMGTMKLGRMAKSAASTVNTRRREKGLLPRPVRAGIVGYPNVGKSSLINRLLKRRMCPAAPRPGVTRELKWVRFGKDLELLDSPGILPMRISDQTAALKLAICDDIGERSYDFADVAAILVQILLRHPAVGSEAFRKRYKIDVDSDCGKLFVTKLSVHLFNGDTTQAAFRILSDFRKGRFGWVALERPPT
- the LOC123182120 gene encoding protein PSK SIMULATOR 1, which codes for MGGLCSKVSAVDKSPSDTALGRNQVFDHEPVAALKEEEKKSVPEEAAAKRVEEQQAFSFLESVVPGLAVHNGADAEHTGSRTPQLARTLSQRAGLGKAKVSEMSTILGRASTVGLGKAVEVLDTLGSSMASLNASSGFVSSSGAKGNKISILAFEVANTIVKGSNLMHSLSNSNIKHIKEVVLHSEGVQHLISKDMDELLEIAAADKREELDVFSKEIIRFGNRCKDPQWHNLDRYFEKLASERTSQHSLKRDAETVMQQLIICVQYTAELYHELHALDRFEQDYRRKHQEHDDLSLTGDSLHILKQEVKSQSKHVKSLKRKSLWSKNLEEVIEKLVDIVHFLDLEIYDAFGHAESEEPQEPVKRHKRLGPAGLALHYANIINQIDTLVSRSSSISSNTRDNLYQGLPPTVKSALRPKLQTFEIKEELTVSQIKAEMEKTLRWLVPIAHNTTKAHHGFGWVGEWANTGSELSCKLSGQMDLTRIETLYHAEKDKTEAHILELVVWLHHLISKSRAANGDIRSPIKSPVRSPTQKGHTIRLQLDPANNSSPILTPEDQDMLRCVKYRKFVPGISKSQEFDTKSRHDKHSRLCKSNSHSPTSGNRKDLLSFRRFSMLPVIDFEIDRTKALDLIDRLDGLEIQSGIN